One part of the Treponema sp. OMZ 787 genome encodes these proteins:
- a CDS encoding winged helix-turn-helix transcriptional regulator, whose protein sequence is MSIVNISCSVNQFISGRMALKFIDFEGDFRICLYRNIRIDGTNPVTNGTNHEPNEILYEKVLDSLKTNPKITQQEISKLLNTSLRTVKRILARLQEENIVKREGSSRAGSWLVIGKKV, encoded by the coding sequence TTGAGTATAGTAAATATAAGCTGTTCTGTCAATCAATTTATATCAGGGAGAATGGCTCTTAAGTTCATTGATTTTGAAGGAGATTTTCGAATTTGCTTATATCGAAACATAAGGATAGATGGCACCAATCCTGTCACCAATGGCACCAATCATGAACCTAACGAAATTTTATACGAAAAAGTATTAGATTCGTTAAAAACAAACCCAAAAATTACTCAACAAGAAATAAGTAAATTGCTCAATACCTCGCTTCGTACCGTTAAGCGTATTTTAGCCCGCTTGCAAGAAGAAAATATTGTAAAACGGGAAGGGTCATCAAGAGCGGGCTCTTGGCTTGTGATTGGTAAAAAAGTTTAA
- the fabV gene encoding enoyl-ACP reductase FabV — protein MIVKPMIRNNICLNAHPKGCKKGVEDQIEYTKKRITAEVKSGAASPKNVLVLGCSNGYGLASRITAAFGYGAATIGVSFEKAGSETKYGTPGWYNNLAFDEAAKKEGLYSVTIDGDAFSDEIKAQVIEEAKKKGMKFDLIVYSLASPVRVDPDTGIMHKSVLKPFGKTFTGKTVDPFTGELKEISAEPASDEEAEATVKVMGGEDWERWINRLSKEGLLEEGCITMAYSYIGPEATQALYRKGTIGKAKEHLEATAHRLNKENSSIRAFVSVNKGLVTRASAVIPVIPLYLASLFKVMKEKGNHEGCIEQITRLYAERLYRKDGSIPVDEENRIRIDDWELEEDVQRKVSALMEKVTSENAESLTDLAGYRRDFLASNGFDVEGINYEAEVERFDRI, from the coding sequence ATGATTGTAAAACCGATGATTAGGAATAACATTTGTCTAAATGCTCATCCTAAAGGATGCAAAAAGGGTGTAGAGGATCAAATAGAATACACAAAAAAAAGGATTACCGCTGAGGTAAAATCGGGAGCTGCATCGCCGAAAAATGTACTCGTGCTCGGCTGCTCTAACGGATACGGACTTGCAAGCCGAATCACGGCAGCCTTCGGCTACGGAGCCGCCACTATAGGCGTTTCCTTTGAAAAGGCCGGAAGCGAAACAAAGTACGGAACCCCCGGCTGGTACAACAACCTAGCCTTTGACGAGGCGGCAAAAAAAGAAGGCCTTTATTCCGTTACTATAGACGGCGATGCCTTTTCCGACGAAATCAAGGCTCAAGTCATTGAAGAAGCAAAAAAGAAGGGAATGAAATTCGATCTCATTGTTTACAGCTTGGCAAGCCCTGTAAGGGTAGACCCCGACACAGGCATAATGCACAAGTCGGTCCTAAAGCCCTTCGGCAAAACCTTTACAGGCAAGACTGTCGATCCCTTTACGGGAGAACTAAAAGAGATTTCCGCAGAGCCTGCAAGCGATGAAGAAGCGGAAGCCACCGTTAAGGTTATGGGCGGAGAAGATTGGGAGCGATGGATAAACCGGCTTTCAAAAGAAGGCTTGCTGGAAGAAGGCTGCATCACCATGGCCTATTCCTATATAGGCCCCGAAGCCACCCAAGCACTCTACCGCAAAGGCACCATAGGCAAGGCCAAAGAACACCTTGAAGCCACCGCTCACCGCCTAAACAAAGAAAACTCGTCAATACGTGCCTTTGTTTCGGTAAACAAGGGGCTCGTAACAAGGGCAAGTGCCGTAATCCCCGTAATCCCCCTCTACCTCGCTTCCTTGTTCAAGGTTATGAAGGAAAAAGGAAACCACGAGGGCTGTATCGAGCAGATCACCCGCCTTTATGCAGAAAGGCTCTACCGCAAAGACGGCTCAATCCCCGTTGATGAAGAAAACAGAATCCGCATTGACGATTGGGAGCTTGAAGAAGACGTACAGCGGAAAGTTTCTGCCTTGATGGAAAAGGTAACAAGCGAAAATGCCGAAAGCCTCACCGACCTTGCAGGCTACCGCCGCGACTTTTTAGCCTCAAACGGCTTTGATGTAGAAGGCATCAACTACGAAGCCGAGGTAGAAAGGTTCGACAGGATTTAA
- a CDS encoding VWA domain-containing protein, producing MSELSKLNLPVIQSKKSVVKHQTGAKKIAAIDLSKNTAVHKILNTKDSIQHELIDKNRGLDLMLVGDLTASMTEYHVLLKRKFKELCIKLFSLIKNLRVGIIFYLDYDRHLPYVTSICQPTSDVERIYSFIETTPVDNFGNSTFEEAVETALNDLLHNIQWKELHTRSVVLFGDARPHNCHECPEGYDFWGITKDLYSFSTTINSVYCGKYFEQSMQDLYSIEIGDFRKRIENLNHDAFFSWIANVTGGMALAIKDIDDLIDIIITSAAKDAGKLDDLEMTVKNEPKKLNLVKLAKKAELRKLSTGNRKLIEGK from the coding sequence ATGTCTGAATTAAGCAAATTGAATCTTCCGGTTATTCAAAGTAAAAAAAGTGTTGTAAAGCACCAAACCGGAGCTAAAAAAATTGCAGCAATCGATCTTTCGAAAAACACGGCTGTACATAAAATATTGAATACAAAAGATTCAATACAACACGAGTTAATTGATAAAAATAGAGGTTTGGATTTGATGTTAGTTGGAGATTTAACGGCTTCGATGACTGAATATCACGTTTTGTTAAAACGTAAATTTAAAGAGCTTTGTATTAAATTATTTTCACTAATTAAAAATTTAAGAGTTGGTATAATTTTTTATTTAGACTATGATCGGCATTTACCATATGTTACCTCAATATGTCAACCTACTTCCGATGTTGAAAGAATATACAGCTTTATAGAAACAACCCCGGTTGATAATTTTGGAAATAGCACATTTGAGGAAGCTGTTGAGACCGCTTTAAATGATCTTTTACACAATATTCAATGGAAAGAATTACATACCCGCTCTGTTGTTTTATTTGGAGATGCCCGTCCTCATAATTGTCATGAATGTCCTGAAGGTTATGATTTTTGGGGTATTACTAAGGATTTATACAGCTTCAGTACGACAATTAACAGTGTATATTGCGGCAAGTATTTTGAACAAAGTATGCAGGATTTGTATTCTATTGAAATAGGAGATTTTCGTAAAAGGATAGAAAATTTAAATCATGATGCTTTTTTTTCTTGGATTGCAAATGTCACCGGAGGAATGGCATTGGCAATAAAAGATATTGATGATTTAATCGATATTATAATTACATCTGCTGCAAAAGATGCAGGAAAACTTGATGATTTAGAAATGACAGTAAAAAATGAACCTAAAAAGCTTAATTTGGTAAAACTTGCTAAAAAGGCAGAGCTGCGAAAACTCTCTACTGGAAATCGGAAACTGATTGAAGGTAAATGA
- a CDS encoding TIGR02757 family protein, which yields MDTKFKDLKKTLDKLVIKYEKPAFIPADPISIPHRFSKKEDIEIAGFFVSIFAWGNRTAILKSADKLMALLQNQPHAFLTQSTPAQLKTVSTFYHRTLNGEDSLAIAKAIRRIYLSGSNFEELFKAKNPEEPLISRMSRFRKEFIKNMEPHNIKHIADMEGGSAAKRLNMFLRWMVRSNDKGVDFGLWKSIKPSELYLPLDVHCARRGRALGLLTRKQNDRKAVEEITERLREFCPEDPSKYDFALFAPEVEKALAER from the coding sequence ATGGACACTAAATTTAAAGACCTAAAAAAAACTCTTGACAAGTTGGTAATAAAGTACGAAAAACCGGCCTTTATACCTGCCGATCCGATAAGTATTCCGCACCGTTTTTCTAAAAAAGAAGACATAGAAATTGCAGGTTTTTTTGTTTCTATTTTTGCATGGGGAAACAGAACAGCAATTTTAAAAAGTGCGGATAAATTGATGGCTCTCTTACAAAATCAACCTCATGCGTTCTTAACTCAAAGCACTCCGGCTCAGTTAAAAACGGTAAGCACCTTTTATCACCGCACCTTAAATGGAGAAGACAGCCTTGCCATAGCAAAGGCTATAAGACGCATTTATTTATCGGGCTCAAATTTTGAAGAATTATTTAAAGCTAAAAATCCGGAAGAACCTTTGATAAGCAGGATGAGCCGATTTAGAAAAGAATTTATAAAAAACATGGAACCGCATAACATAAAACACATAGCCGACATGGAAGGCGGCTCTGCGGCAAAAAGATTAAATATGTTTTTACGCTGGATGGTAAGATCGAATGATAAGGGAGTTGACTTCGGTTTATGGAAAAGCATTAAGCCGTCTGAGCTCTACCTCCCCTTGGACGTGCACTGCGCCCGAAGAGGAAGAGCCCTCGGCCTCTTAACTCGAAAACAAAACGACCGCAAGGCAGTCGAAGAAATTACGGAACGCCTCAGAGAATTTTGCCCTGAAGACCCGTCAAAATATGACTTTGCCCTTTTTGCTCCCGAAGTCGAAAAGGCCTTAGCAGAAAGATAA
- a CDS encoding type II toxin-antitoxin system VapC family toxin has protein sequence MIYLCDTCILIDYLRGKLEVQQKLQQDREQGLGMSSVTYMELMVGALNKREAGIIKKAFADFEIVEISESISIKAKYLIEKYTKSHGLLIPDALIASTALELGLPLYTTNIKDFQFIDGLVLA, from the coding sequence ATGATTTATCTTTGTGATACTTGTATTCTGATAGACTATCTTCGGGGGAAACTTGAGGTTCAGCAAAAGCTACAACAAGATAGAGAACAAGGTTTGGGGATGTCTTCCGTTACTTATATGGAATTAATGGTGGGTGCTTTGAACAAGCGTGAAGCCGGTATCATAAAAAAGGCTTTTGCAGATTTTGAGATTGTAGAAATTTCTGAATCAATTTCTATAAAAGCAAAGTATCTGATTGAAAAGTATACTAAAAGCCATGGACTTTTAATTCCGGATGCCTTGATTGCATCTACGGCATTGGAGTTGGGATTGCCTTTGTATACTACAAATATTAAAGACTTTCAGTTTATTGATGGCTTAGTTTTGGCATAG
- a CDS encoding beta-ketoacyl-ACP synthase III, with amino-acid sequence MAIIIKTMGKAIPKKVMSNSDFPASLDTSDEWIRSHTGIGSRYIASEEDTSASLGSEACKEALLNQHKEKYKNLFSAGSQTAEISDIDLIICATATAEYQGFPSNACLIQKELDAKKAVCFDLSAACSGFLYAIDTAAALMERHGWHYALVCGSEVLSKIVDWNDRSTCVLFGDGAGAVLLENTFEKNKEGIGSVILGSDGTGYDALYMGDYLKMNGRTVYNFAVGVITETVKSLLQKENMNMEDVDLVVCHQANARILEAAAKRLGADMNKFVCNMENYGNTSAASIPITLDDLVLDGRLKKGMTIITAGFGAGLTWGGAVIRF; translated from the coding sequence ATGGCTATTATAATAAAAACAATGGGGAAGGCTATCCCCAAAAAGGTAATGAGCAACAGCGATTTTCCCGCTTCTCTGGATACTTCTGATGAATGGATCAGAAGCCACACAGGGATAGGAAGCCGCTATATAGCTTCCGAAGAGGACACAAGTGCTTCATTGGGATCAGAGGCCTGTAAGGAAGCCCTGCTTAATCAGCACAAGGAGAAATACAAAAATCTTTTTTCGGCCGGATCTCAGACCGCAGAAATTTCTGATATAGACCTGATTATTTGTGCTACCGCTACGGCGGAATATCAAGGCTTCCCCTCAAATGCCTGCCTTATTCAAAAAGAACTTGATGCAAAAAAGGCAGTCTGCTTTGACTTATCGGCAGCTTGCTCGGGATTTTTATACGCAATTGATACGGCGGCCGCCCTCATGGAAAGGCACGGCTGGCACTATGCCCTTGTTTGCGGTTCTGAAGTTTTAAGCAAAATCGTAGACTGGAACGACCGCTCTACCTGCGTCCTATTCGGAGACGGTGCAGGTGCAGTTCTCCTTGAAAACACCTTCGAAAAAAACAAGGAAGGCATAGGCTCGGTCATCTTAGGTTCAGACGGAACAGGTTACGATGCCCTCTATATGGGAGACTATCTAAAAATGAACGGAAGAACCGTCTACAATTTTGCAGTCGGAGTTATAACCGAAACCGTAAAAAGCCTTCTTCAAAAAGAAAATATGAATATGGAAGATGTAGACCTAGTGGTATGCCATCAAGCCAATGCCAGAATTTTGGAGGCAGCGGCAAAAAGGCTTGGTGCAGACATGAATAAATTTGTATGTAATATGGAAAACTACGGAAACACCTCCGCAGCCTCAATCCCCATAACCCTTGACGATCTTGTTCTGGACGGAAGGCTTAAAAAAGGAATGACAATTATTACTGCGGGGTTCGGTGCAGGGCTCACATGGGGCGGTGCCGTCATAAGGTTTTAA
- a CDS encoding DnaJ domain-containing protein: MNLLHTFIRKPSKKQIRAQEEALRLKQERELKEDLEQHIKDSKEIQNSNLEVQQNSLLLAGENHKLNQEMKMLIAEYEQKDLSLKEKENILLKRENELNDKHKEIDERIAEIRKEEILIEGRKNELLRNEKRVEKKDTELNEERKNIKEQKKEASESKEKYENLKDELEAKREVTERLNEEAAEKNRKNSKLEAEIESIYKKAKIVAAQTKKKEDEFEQKRAEIENSLKEKIDEYDRKIKDLDKLRETINDVEFDSTEDGKQAKIVVKEAIRQSLKSLEDIQTRFKEVEEKYCDGTFKGFAVPIGEIDKNFEELKLQFEQIKDHAESNGLYDEVKDWLSFIQEYIIKADEERAKWEFSECYRNILFGLASCKNYEMLIGVLNTWSSSQDESEDEEDVTDFTDYYEILHIDKNASDEEIKKAYSNLAKEYHPDKQYGKSDEEKAEAEEKMRQLNEAKDILLDKNKRKIFDEKRNQYR, translated from the coding sequence ATGAACTTGTTGCATACATTTATCAGAAAACCTAGTAAAAAACAAATTCGTGCTCAAGAAGAGGCTTTGAGACTTAAGCAAGAAAGGGAATTAAAAGAAGATCTTGAGCAACATATAAAGGATTCAAAAGAAATTCAAAATTCTAATCTTGAAGTACAACAAAACTCTTTACTGCTTGCTGGTGAAAATCATAAGTTAAACCAAGAAATGAAAATGCTTATTGCTGAATATGAGCAAAAAGATCTTTCTCTGAAAGAAAAGGAAAATATCCTATTAAAACGTGAAAATGAACTTAATGATAAACATAAAGAAATTGATGAGCGGATTGCAGAAATTCGCAAAGAAGAAATTTTAATTGAAGGACGGAAAAACGAATTACTAAGAAATGAAAAAAGAGTAGAGAAAAAAGATACAGAGCTTAATGAAGAAAGAAAAAATATAAAAGAACAAAAAAAAGAAGCTTCTGAATCGAAAGAAAAATATGAAAATTTGAAAGATGAGTTGGAAGCAAAAAGGGAAGTCACTGAAAGACTAAATGAAGAGGCTGCCGAAAAAAACAGAAAAAATTCTAAATTGGAAGCAGAAATAGAGTCCATTTATAAAAAAGCAAAGATTGTGGCCGCTCAGACAAAAAAGAAAGAAGATGAGTTTGAACAAAAACGTGCAGAAATTGAGAATTCTCTCAAAGAAAAAATTGATGAATATGACCGAAAAATAAAAGACTTAGATAAACTTCGGGAAACCATCAATGATGTTGAGTTTGATTCTACTGAGGACGGCAAGCAGGCAAAAATAGTTGTAAAAGAAGCTATACGCCAAAGTTTAAAATCGCTTGAAGATATTCAAACGCGGTTTAAGGAGGTTGAAGAAAAGTACTGTGATGGAACATTTAAAGGCTTTGCTGTTCCAATAGGTGAAATTGATAAGAATTTTGAAGAATTAAAACTTCAATTTGAACAGATAAAAGACCATGCTGAAAGTAACGGATTATATGATGAGGTAAAAGATTGGTTGTCATTTATTCAAGAATATATTATTAAAGCGGATGAAGAACGGGCTAAATGGGAGTTTTCTGAATGTTATCGCAATATTTTATTTGGACTGGCTTCATGCAAAAATTATGAAATGCTTATTGGTGTTTTGAATACATGGTCAAGCAGTCAAGATGAATCTGAGGATGAAGAGGATGTAACTGATTTCACGGATTATTATGAAATACTACATATTGATAAAAATGCTTCTGATGAAGAAATAAAAAAAGCATATAGTAATCTTGCAAAAGAATATCATCCTGATAAACAGTATGGAAAAAGTGATGAAGAAAAAGCTGAAGCAGAAGAAAAAATGCGGCAGCTAAATGAAGCAAAAGATATTTTATTAGACAAAAATAAACGAAAAATTTTTGATGAAAAAAGAAATCAATATAGATAA
- a CDS encoding sugar phosphate nucleotidyltransferase: MKPTLLVLAAGMGSRYGGVKQIAAVGRHDETLLDYAVYDAMNNGFGKVVFIIREDIENDFRERFFNRIARNCNADYVFQSMDGFLTDEQIKRAVNRKKPWGTAHAILAAELKINEPFAVINADDYYGRSAYKTIATHLSTLSNDSTEHAMVGYILDKTLSRSGSVSRGVCQVGNGYLVGITEHKDIAYKKVGSVEKIISEHEGAEVEFSGKETVSMNLFGFSPKIFDFMNEYFKDFIHKYAESEKAECLLPEGVGAMMKKGLGKVKVYTTTERWFGMTYPEDREIVKNELENKVKEGYYPEFLWR, from the coding sequence ATGAAACCAACTCTCTTAGTTTTAGCTGCCGGAATGGGCAGCAGGTATGGAGGTGTCAAACAGATAGCTGCCGTTGGAAGGCATGACGAAACCTTGTTGGATTATGCAGTTTACGATGCAATGAATAACGGCTTCGGTAAGGTTGTCTTTATAATCAGAGAAGATATTGAAAACGATTTTAGAGAACGTTTTTTTAATAGAATTGCACGCAACTGTAATGCGGATTATGTTTTCCAATCCATGGACGGATTTTTGACTGATGAGCAAATAAAAAGAGCTGTCAACAGAAAAAAACCTTGGGGAACTGCACATGCGATCTTGGCTGCGGAGCTCAAAATAAATGAACCCTTTGCAGTTATAAATGCCGATGATTATTACGGCCGCTCTGCTTATAAAACTATAGCGACCCACCTTTCAACATTGTCAAATGATTCTACCGAGCATGCTATGGTCGGTTATATCTTGGATAAGACCTTGAGCCGCTCCGGCTCCGTTTCAAGAGGGGTTTGTCAGGTTGGAAACGGTTATCTTGTAGGAATTACCGAGCATAAGGATATCGCATATAAAAAGGTTGGTTCTGTCGAAAAAATTATTTCGGAACATGAAGGTGCCGAGGTTGAATTCTCAGGTAAGGAAACCGTTTCGATGAACCTTTTCGGTTTTTCTCCTAAAATTTTCGATTTTATGAATGAGTATTTTAAAGACTTTATTCATAAGTATGCAGAAAGTGAAAAGGCCGAATGTCTCTTGCCTGAAGGTGTAGGGGCTATGATGAAAAAGGGTCTTGGAAAGGTTAAGGTTTATACTACCACCGAAAGATGGTTCGGTATGACCTATCCCGAAGACAGAGAAATCGTTAAAAACGAGCTTGAAAATAAGGTAAAAGAAGGTTACTATCCCGAATTCTTGTGGAGGTAA
- a CDS encoding ParA family protein — translation MGKTFVFVNQKGGVGKTTSVINLGAYIALAGKKTLLIDFDPQGNMSSGVGIQKKRPTVYDALAQKTSIKNTIYPTTVKNLSAIPASIDLSGATVELVEEADREFYLKNIIETVKSEYDYILIDCPPSLGILTLNGLTAADQVYIPLQCEYFALEGLTLLLQTVQRVQQNLNPSLEIGGIFFTMFDSRTNLAQEVVQQVSSYFKDKVFSTIVPRNVRLSEAPSHGVPICNYDAKCTGARSYEKLADEVLNRG, via the coding sequence ATGGGAAAAACATTTGTTTTTGTAAACCAAAAGGGCGGGGTCGGGAAGACGACTTCCGTGATTAATTTGGGTGCTTACATTGCACTGGCAGGAAAAAAAACTCTTTTAATAGACTTTGACCCTCAGGGGAATATGTCTTCAGGTGTCGGTATTCAAAAAAAGCGGCCGACCGTTTATGATGCCCTTGCCCAAAAGACCTCAATAAAAAACACCATCTACCCTACTACGGTAAAAAACCTATCAGCAATCCCGGCTTCAATAGACCTTTCGGGAGCAACGGTAGAACTTGTAGAAGAAGCAGACAGGGAATTCTATCTTAAAAACATTATCGAAACAGTAAAAAGCGAATACGATTATATCCTAATCGACTGTCCTCCGTCCTTGGGCATTTTGACATTAAACGGACTCACGGCAGCCGACCAAGTGTATATACCGCTCCAATGCGAATACTTTGCCCTTGAAGGATTAACCCTCCTTTTGCAGACAGTACAAAGGGTACAGCAAAACCTTAATCCTTCCCTTGAAATAGGCGGAATATTTTTTACCATGTTCGATTCAAGAACGAATCTTGCTCAAGAAGTTGTACAGCAGGTATCTTCATATTTTAAGGATAAGGTTTTTTCGACCATTGTTCCGCGGAATGTAAGATTATCCGAAGCCCCATCGCATGGGGTACCTATTTGCAATTATGATGCGAAATGCACCGGAGCACGAAGTTACGAAAAACTTGCAGATGAGGTATTAAACCGTGGCTAA
- a CDS encoding ACP S-malonyltransferase, which yields MKNIFLFSGQGAQFKGMAQDIVEKYGSARALIKNIGDITGEDIEALLWHTENEILSRSDKSQLAIIAVETAILAVLKEKGVSPSAVAGFSLGEFSALYASGILSFEDMIRIVQKRGRIMQAACDKIAARASEGSGALGMSAILKLDPEKVIELLKPHSDPKTGIVFAANMNSPVQTVISGTAEGLSLAEELCKEAGAKRCVRLAVAGPFHSPLMGEAAKEFEEVLKGFEFKNPEIPVFSNVTGKKVKSGEEARANAVLHLTHPVLWTSEEKEIASLCEDLKPCRLLEIGPGNTLCNLWRDSGFASDELTCSPTGTLEQLNKIIE from the coding sequence ATGAAAAACATATTTTTATTTTCAGGGCAAGGTGCCCAATTTAAGGGAATGGCTCAGGATATTGTTGAAAAATACGGTTCAGCAAGAGCCCTAATCAAAAATATCGGCGATATAACCGGGGAAGACATTGAAGCCCTCCTCTGGCACACCGAAAACGAGATTTTATCAAGAAGCGACAAGAGCCAATTGGCTATAATTGCAGTTGAAACAGCTATTCTTGCCGTTTTAAAAGAGAAAGGTGTAAGCCCTTCAGCCGTTGCAGGTTTCAGTTTAGGCGAGTTTTCGGCCCTCTATGCCTCAGGTATTTTGAGCTTTGAAGACATGATACGCATAGTCCAAAAACGAGGCCGGATTATGCAAGCCGCCTGCGACAAGATTGCAGCAAGGGCAAGCGAGGGTTCGGGTGCCCTCGGCATGTCGGCCATTTTAAAGCTTGATCCCGAAAAGGTAATAGAGCTTTTAAAGCCTCATTCAGACCCCAAGACCGGAATAGTATTTGCCGCAAACATGAATAGTCCCGTCCAAACCGTCATTTCGGGAACGGCGGAAGGCCTCTCTCTTGCAGAAGAACTTTGCAAAGAAGCCGGAGCAAAAAGATGTGTCCGCCTTGCAGTTGCAGGCCCCTTCCACTCCCCCCTTATGGGAGAAGCGGCAAAGGAATTTGAAGAAGTCTTAAAAGGCTTTGAATTTAAAAACCCCGAAATCCCCGTCTTCTCAAACGTTACGGGTAAAAAAGTAAAATCGGGAGAAGAAGCAAGGGCAAATGCAGTCCTTCACTTGACTCATCCTGTTTTATGGACGAGCGAAGAAAAAGAGATCGCTTCTTTATGTGAGGACTTAAAACCCTGCCGCCTCTTGGAAATAGGCCCCGGAAACACCTTGTGCAATCTTTGGAGGGACAGCGGCTTTGCCTCGGATGAACTAACCTGTTCTCCGACAGGAACTTTGGAACAGCTAAATAAAATTATAGAATAA
- the fabG gene encoding 3-oxoacyl-[acyl-carrier-protein] reductase — MLLQGKKALVTGSSRGIGKEVVRRFIEEGAEVWGLCTKPSEAKSEMEAFAKEKGSVFHEIYADCGNAEGLTETVKKALEESGGFDVLVNNAGITRDGLSFRMKLSDWEDVLRVNLTGVFIASQIVSSDMIRKRAGSIINMTSIVGLHGQGGQVNYSASKAGLIGFTKSLAKETAGRGVRVNAIAPGYIETDMTAAVNEEMRKAWVEGIPLKRAGQPIDIANAAVFLASDLSLYITAQVLGVDGGLGA; from the coding sequence ATGTTATTACAAGGAAAAAAAGCATTGGTAACAGGCTCTTCAAGAGGAATCGGAAAAGAGGTTGTTAGAAGATTTATTGAAGAAGGAGCAGAAGTATGGGGCCTTTGTACAAAGCCCTCAGAAGCAAAATCAGAAATGGAAGCCTTTGCAAAAGAAAAAGGCTCGGTATTTCACGAAATATATGCCGACTGCGGCAATGCAGAAGGCCTTACCGAAACGGTAAAAAAAGCTCTCGAAGAATCGGGAGGCTTTGATGTTCTTGTAAACAATGCAGGAATCACAAGGGACGGCCTTTCATTTAGAATGAAGCTTTCAGACTGGGAAGATGTTTTGCGCGTAAACTTAACAGGAGTTTTTATCGCCTCTCAAATTGTTTCCTCCGATATGATCAGAAAAAGAGCCGGCTCAATCATCAATATGACGAGCATAGTCGGCCTCCACGGTCAGGGAGGACAGGTCAACTATTCCGCAAGCAAGGCAGGTCTTATCGGCTTCACAAAGAGCCTTGCAAAGGAAACGGCAGGCAGGGGTGTGCGCGTAAACGCCATAGCTCCCGGCTACATTGAAACCGACATGACAGCCGCCGTAAACGAAGAAATGCGCAAGGCCTGGGTCGAAGGAATCCCTTTAAAAAGAGCCGGACAACCCATAGACATAGCAAACGCCGCAGTCTTTTTAGCTTCGGACTTATCGCTTTACATAACCGCTCAAGTCCTAGGTGTCGACGGCGGATTGGGAGCCTAA
- a CDS encoding ParB/RepB/Spo0J family partition protein, which translates to MAKKSALGRGLDALLEEQPSNHTVQETLNISEDSIINLDPKLLQPNPYQPRKTFDEEKINELAESIKEHGIIQPIVAEKHEDKGYFIVAGERRTRAAVSLGLETVPVILRSFEEKKKLEVALIENIQREDLNAVDEALAYQEIMELTRINQEELAKRVGKSRSAITNSLRILKLPEEMKEALRVNKISAGHARSLLSIVNPADQKILFTRILESDMSVREAESMAADLNSGIGRITKKQKKEAPSLSTDDFELRDIEQQFINSLGTKVQIKGDLKKGVVEISYFSKDDLDMLYQKLN; encoded by the coding sequence GTGGCTAAAAAATCGGCATTAGGACGGGGCCTCGATGCCCTATTGGAAGAGCAACCTTCAAATCATACAGTGCAGGAAACACTAAATATTTCCGAAGATTCAATTATCAATCTTGACCCAAAACTACTTCAGCCCAATCCCTATCAGCCTCGAAAAACTTTTGATGAAGAAAAAATAAACGAACTTGCAGAATCAATAAAAGAACACGGAATAATTCAGCCGATTGTAGCCGAAAAACATGAGGACAAGGGTTATTTTATAGTAGCAGGCGAAAGGCGCACAAGAGCCGCCGTCAGTTTAGGCTTAGAAACCGTTCCTGTAATCCTTCGCAGCTTTGAAGAAAAAAAGAAACTTGAAGTTGCTCTCATCGAAAACATTCAGAGGGAAGACCTAAATGCAGTCGATGAAGCCCTTGCCTATCAAGAGATTATGGAACTCACCCGCATAAACCAAGAAGAGCTTGCAAAAAGGGTCGGAAAAAGCCGGTCGGCAATTACAAACAGTTTAAGAATATTAAAACTGCCCGAGGAAATGAAAGAGGCTTTGCGGGTAAATAAAATCTCGGCGGGTCATGCACGCTCTCTACTATCCATAGTAAATCCTGCCGATCAAAAAATTCTTTTTACAAGAATTTTAGAATCGGATATGTCGGTCCGAGAAGCCGAGTCAATGGCAGCCGATCTTAATTCGGGAATCGGACGCATAACAAAAAAGCAAAAAAAAGAAGCTCCATCTCTTTCTACCGATGATTTTGAGTTAAGAGATATTGAGCAGCAATTTATAAATTCCTTGGGAACAAAGGTGCAAATAAAAGGAGACTTAAAAAAAGGAGTTGTCGAAATATCATACTTTTCAAAAGATGATTTGGATATGTTATATCAAAAATTAAACTAG